The Oryza glaberrima chromosome 9, OglaRS2, whole genome shotgun sequence genome includes a window with the following:
- the LOC127783712 gene encoding probable polygalacturonase, protein MASPLLLLPLAVSSLLLPFTAAARVFSVADYGAAGDGARYDTGAIQAAVDACAAAGGGRVLLPAPGDYLTATVHLRSRVVLDVAPGARLLGGTRQADYPPESRRWYVVLAENTTGAGVTGGGEINGQGGAFVVTPNPQKNIMVSWNATGDCEGDECRPRLVGFIDSKDVTIHEITLNQPAYWCLHIVRCDNTMIHNVSIYGDFDTPNNDGIDIEDSNNTAITHCHIDTGDDAICPKSTTGPVYNLTATNCWIHTKSCAIKFGSTSFFDFKKLVFDNITIVDSHRGLGMQIRDGGNVSDVVFSNIKMSTRYYHPLWWGRAEPIYITTCPRHPDSKEGTISDIQFINISSVSENGVFLAGSKHGLLRNLKFKNVDLTYKRWTNYSGGLYDYRPGCQKMVKHRTGGMMLEHISGLEIDNVRMRWSRGSLKGWDVDPLLFQPSTVDKLSFHDWQSLAVSR, encoded by the exons ATGGCGtccccgctgctgctgcttccgctCGCCGTCTCGTCCCTTCTGCTGCCGTtcacggcggccgcgcgcgtctTCTCCGTCGCGGACtacggcgcggcgggcgacggcgcgcggtaCGACACGGGGGCTATCCAGGCGGCCGTCGacgcgtgcgcggcggcggggggcgggcGCGTCCTCCTCCCGGCGCCGGGGGACTACCTGACGGCGACCGTCCACCTCCGCTCGCGGGTGGTGCTCGACGTCGCCCCCGGGGCGCGGCTGCTGGGCGGGACCAGGCAGGCGGACTACCCTCCCGAGTCCCGCCGCTGGTACGTCGTCCTCGCCGAGAACACCACCGGCGCCggggtcaccggcggcggcgagatcaaCGGCCAGGGCGGGGCATTCGTGGTCACCCCCAACCCGCAGAAGAACATCATGGTGAGCTGGAACGCCACCGGCGACTGCGAGGGCGACGAGTGCCGCCCGCGGCTCGTCGGATTCATCGACTCCAAGGACGTCACGATCCACGAGATCACCCTCAACCAGCCTGCCTACTGGTG TCTGCATATTGTCAGGTGTGACAATACAATGATCCACAATGTGTCGATATATGGGGATTTTGACACTCCCAACAACGACGGCATTGACATTGAGGATTCAAACAACACGGCCATCACTCATTGCCACATAGACACCGGAGACGATGCGATATGCCCCAAATCAACCACAGGTCCTGTTTACAACTTGACGGCAACAAACTGCTGGATACACACTAAATCTTGCGCTATCAAGTTTGGCAGCACTAGCTTCTTTGACTTCAAGAAGCTGGTATTTGACAACATTACAATAGTTGATTCACATAGAGGACTTGGGATGCAGATTAGAGATGGAG GAAATGTGAGCGATGTGGTGTTCTCAAACATCAAAATGAGCACCAGGTACTACCATCCTTTATGGTGGGGGAGAGCTGAACCGATCTACATCACCACATGTCCAAGGCACCCAGATTCCAAAGAAGGCACCATTTCAGACATTCAGTTCATCAACATCTCATCGGTATCAGAAAACGGAGTATTCTTGGCTGGATCGAAGCATGGGCTGCTTCGCAACCTGAAGTTCAAGAATGTCGACCTAACCTACAAGAGATGGACAAACTACTCGGGAGGGCTGTATGATTACAGGCCTGGATGCCAAAAGATGGTGAAGCACCGAACCGGTGGTATGATGCTGGAGCACATCTCTGGCCTTGAGATCGACAATGTGAGGATGAGATGGTCAAGAGGAAGCCTCAAAGGCTGGGATGTTGATCCTCTCCTCTTCCAGCCATCGACAGTCGACAAGCTGTCATTCCATGACTGGCAATCGCTGGCTGTCAGTAGGTAA
- the LOC127783520 gene encoding OVARIAN TUMOR DOMAIN-containing deubiquitinating enzyme 4-like, whose product MSIYTPTVCLQRCTYSLYSQSCQLQGGLTQGMALWKYSRSQAVGYHVKTRLVGLPPKMNIKSPRTCFASSGKQLCGRRPARDNILKLKLDEPSRQKLYSILWDSRSIGHKVGATGTGLFLSFAVPAKANAEGPVDNNTDSPQTTESSTSYAHGKKVCTDYSVTGIPGDGRCLFRSVAHGACIRSGKRPDDDLQRKMADDLRAMVADEFIKRRAETEWFVEGDFDAYVSRIRKPHVWGGEPELLMASHVLRMPITVYMHDKEAGGLIAIAEYGQEYGKEDPIQVLFHGFGHYDALQIPGKGGPRSRL is encoded by the exons ATGTCTATCTACACACCTACTGTCTGTTTACAACGCTGTACTTATAGCTTGTATTCTCAGTCTTGTCAGTTACAAGGAGGGCTGACACAGGGCATGGCATTATGGAAGTATTCTCGTTCACAAGCAGTCGGTTATCATGTAAAGACCAGATTAGTTGGTTTGCCTCCTAAGATGAACATAAAATCACCGCGAACATGTTTTGCTAGTTCGGGGAAACAGTTGTGTGGAAGACGACCTGCGAGGGATAATATCCTAAAGCTAAAGCTTGATGAGCCCTCACGCCAGAAGTTGTATAGTATTCTCTGGGATTCAAGAAGCATAGGACACAAAGTTGGAGCTACAGGCACTGGACTTTTCCTAAGTTTTGCAGTTCCTGCGAAGGCAAATGCTGAGGGTCCTGTGGACAATAATACTGATAGCCCCCAAACTACTGAATCGTCCACTAGTTATGCTCATGGGAAAAAAGTTTGCACGGATTATTCTGTTACTG GCATTCCTGGAGATGGAAGGTGCTTGTTCCGATCTGTGGCTCATGGTGCATGTATTAGGTCAGGTAAGCGACCTGATGATGATCTCCAGAGAAAGATGGCTGATGACTTAAGAGCAATG GTCGCCGATGAATTTATCAAGAGACGGGCAGAGACTGAATG GTTTGTTGAGGGGGACTTCGATGCATATGTCTCTCGGATTAGGAAGCCACATGTGTGGGGAGGTGAACCAGAACTGTTAATGGCTTCGCATGTTCTTCG GATGCCAATTACTGTGTACATGCATGATAAGGAAGCTGGTGGTTTAATAGCAATTGCAGAATATGGTCAGGAGTACGGGAAAGAAGATCCAATTCAAGTTCTTTTTCATGGTTTTGGCCATTATGACGCTCTACAGATACCAGGAAAGGGTGGTCCAAGGTCAAGGCTGTAA
- the LOC127783557 gene encoding transcription factor bHLH130-like: MYGAPVSKDLSLQPAGVRTPPQMSSPGLLRYRSAPSTLLGEVCGDFVLPGGGGGGQLQLQQQRPGSPDHAADTVLARFLAGHGGHDNKPPRPAAHFAPPEDSMASHQQQLMYQSHQQQQQMASAMEGLYRTVSSGGTESTAAAAGNSLLRQSSSPAGFLNHLTMDNGYGNMLRAGMGGGGGGGDPRLKGQLSFSSRQGSVMSQISEMGSEDEELAGGGGSPEAGSNGGGAARGGYGGGYAMGSSAWEEPSPPATSLLPDSSLPSKRPRDDLPRQLSLPAASKNSSKPPSSASAAASPEMAAIEKFLQFQDAVPCKIRAKRGCATHPRSIAERVRRTRISERIRKLQELVPNMEKQTNTADMLDLAVDYIKELQKQVKVLNDSRSSCTCSASKQKHFAG, encoded by the exons ATGTACGGCGCGCCGGTGTCCAAGGACCTGAGCCTGCAGCCAGCCGGGGTGCGGACGCCGCCGCAGATGAGCTCGCCGGGGTTGCTGCGGTACAGGTCAGCGCCGAGCACGCTGCTCGGGGAGGTCTGCGGCGACTTCGTCCTccccggtggtggtggtggtgggcagctgcagctgcagcagcagcggccggGGAGCCCGGACCACGCCGCGGACACCGTCCTCGCGCGCTtcctcgccggccatggcggccacgACAACAAGCctccccgccccgccgcccacTTCGCCCCACCGGAAGACTCCATGGCCTCGCATCAGCAGCAGCTCATGTACCAGtcgcatcagcagcagcagcagatggcTTCCGCCATGGAGGGACTCTACCGCACCGTCAGCTCCGGCGGCACGgagtccaccgccgccgccgctggcaaCAGCCTCCTCCGGCAGAGCAGCTCCCCCGCCGGCTTCCTCAACCATCTTACCATGGACAACG GATACGGGAATATGCTAAGAGCgggcatgggcggcggcggcggtggcggcgacccgCGGCTCAAGGGGCAGCTCAGCTTCTCGTCGCGGCAGGGGTCGGTGATGTCCCAGATCTCGGAGATGGGCAGCGAGgacgaggagctcgccggcggcggcggcagcccggaGGCTGGCAgcaacggcggtggcgccgcacgcggcggctacggcggcgggtACGCGATGGGGTCCTCCGCCTGGGAggagccctcgccgccggcgacgtcgctcCTCCCGGACAGCAGCCTCCCGTCCAAGCGCCCCCGCGACGACCTGCCGCGGCAGCTCAGCCTCCCGGCGGCGTCCAAGAACAGCAGCAAgcccccctcctccgcctccgccgccgcgtcgccggagatggccgCCATCGAGAAGTTCCTCCAGTTCCAGGACGCCGTCCCCTGCAAGATCCGCGCCAAGCGCGGCTGCGCCACCCACCCCCGCAGCATCGCCGAGCGG GTGAGGAGGACGCGGATCAGCGAGCGGATACGGAAGCTGCAGGAGCTCGTCCCCAACATGGAAAAG CAAACCAACACTGCTGACATGTTGGATCTTGCCGTGGACTACATCAAGGAGCTCCAGAAGCAGGTCAAG GTGTTAAACGACAGCCGTTCCAGCTGCACCTGCTCGGCGAGCAAGCAGAAGCACTTCGCCGGCTAA